In one window of Pseudoalteromonas espejiana DSM 9414 DNA:
- the purB gene encoding adenylosuccinate lyase — MELSALTAISPVDGRYGSKTTELRSIFSEFGLIKYRVTVEVRWLQALAAASDIKEVPAFSDDANALLNAIVDNFSEADAQRVKDIERTTNHDVKAVEYLLKEKVADNSELHAINEFIHFACTSEDINNLSHGLMLTEARDKVLLPYCDQLLDAIKEKAIEYKAVPMMTRTHGQPATPSTMGKEFANVYMRLKRQRDQIAQVEMLGKINGAVGNYNAHLSAYPDYDWHTHADNFVTSLGLTFNPFTTQIEPHDYIAELFDAIARFNTILLDFDRDVWGYIALNHFKQKTIAGEIGSSTMPHKVNPIDFENSEGNLGLANAIFAHLAQKLPVSRWQRDLTDSTVLRNLGVGMGYALIAYQSTLKGVSKLEVNEQRLLDELDQNWELLAEPIQTVMRKYGIEKPYEKLKDLTRGKRVNQEIMADFIDGLDLPEDAKVEMKKLTPANYIGRAVEFIDNLV; from the coding sequence ATGGAGCTTTCAGCGTTAACCGCTATCTCTCCAGTGGATGGTCGCTACGGCAGCAAAACCACTGAACTACGCAGTATTTTCAGCGAATTTGGCTTAATCAAATACCGCGTAACCGTTGAAGTGCGTTGGTTGCAAGCTTTAGCTGCAGCAAGCGATATTAAAGAAGTACCGGCTTTTAGCGACGACGCTAACGCGCTTTTAAACGCCATTGTTGATAACTTCAGCGAAGCAGACGCACAACGCGTAAAAGACATTGAACGCACCACTAATCACGATGTTAAAGCGGTTGAATACCTACTAAAAGAAAAAGTAGCCGATAACAGCGAATTACACGCAATTAACGAATTTATTCACTTTGCATGTACCTCAGAAGACATCAATAACCTTTCTCACGGTTTAATGCTAACAGAAGCACGTGATAAAGTATTATTGCCATACTGCGACCAGCTGCTTGATGCAATTAAAGAAAAAGCAATTGAGTACAAAGCAGTGCCAATGATGACACGTACGCACGGGCAGCCTGCTACACCATCAACTATGGGTAAAGAGTTTGCTAACGTATATATGCGTTTAAAACGCCAACGCGACCAAATCGCTCAAGTAGAAATGCTAGGCAAAATTAATGGCGCTGTTGGTAACTACAATGCTCACCTAAGTGCTTACCCAGATTACGATTGGCATACACATGCTGATAATTTTGTAACAAGCCTTGGTTTAACGTTTAACCCGTTCACTACGCAAATAGAACCGCATGATTACATTGCTGAACTATTTGATGCTATTGCCCGCTTTAATACAATTTTGCTTGATTTTGACCGTGACGTTTGGGGTTACATTGCCCTTAACCACTTTAAGCAAAAAACAATTGCAGGCGAAATTGGCTCTTCAACAATGCCGCACAAAGTTAACCCTATCGACTTTGAAAACTCAGAAGGTAACTTAGGCCTAGCAAATGCTATATTTGCTCACCTTGCACAAAAGCTACCCGTTTCTCGCTGGCAGCGTGACCTTACCGACTCTACAGTACTACGTAATTTAGGTGTAGGTATGGGCTATGCACTTATTGCTTACCAATCAACACTTAAAGGTGTAAGCAAGCTTGAGGTAAACGAGCAACGTTTACTTGACGAGCTTGATCAAAACTGGGAGCTACTCGCTGAGCCTATTCAAACGGTAATGCGTAAGTACGGTATCGAAAAACCTTATGAAAAGCTAAAAGATTTAACCCGTGGCAAACGTGTTAATCAAGAAATTATGGCTGACTTCATTGATGGTTTAGACTTACCTGAAGATGCAAAAGTAGAAATGAAAAAACTAACGCCTGCTAATTACATTGGTCGCGCTGTTGAGTTTATCGACAACTTAGTTTAA
- the hflD gene encoding high frequency lysogenization protein HflD: MNEHQVMALAAMCQVAKQVQKIAQYGSANDSDLDVLFTSIVQTSPASPVDVYQGTHNLRDGYKTLMAQLTAGAQKDVEIVKYVGGLMQLERILNNNPKSLTELGRRIDDIHRRLDHFSITDDTVVAGLADIYSSVLSPLGHRIQVYGKPELLKQQQTQNKIRALLLAGIRSAVLWRQMGGKRRHFFFAKRKILAIAKTKI; the protein is encoded by the coding sequence ATGAATGAACACCAAGTCATGGCGCTTGCTGCCATGTGCCAAGTTGCAAAACAAGTACAAAAAATTGCGCAGTACGGCAGCGCAAACGATTCAGATCTAGACGTGTTATTTACAAGTATTGTTCAAACATCACCGGCATCGCCGGTTGATGTTTACCAAGGTACGCATAATTTACGTGATGGCTATAAAACACTAATGGCGCAGCTCACAGCGGGCGCTCAAAAAGATGTTGAAATAGTTAAATATGTAGGTGGTTTAATGCAGCTTGAACGCATTTTAAATAACAACCCAAAAAGTTTAACTGAGCTTGGCCGTCGAATTGACGACATTCATCGCCGCTTAGATCACTTTTCTATAACCGATGACACCGTTGTGGCCGGTTTAGCAGATATATACTCGTCGGTGCTGAGCCCCCTTGGGCACCGAATTCAGGTTTATGGTAAACCCGAGTTATTAAAACAGCAGCAAACGCAAAATAAGATCCGTGCTCTTTTACTGGCAGGAATTCGCAGTGCTGTATTATGGCGACAAATGGGCGGTAAACGCCGTCATTTTTTCTTTGCAAAAAGAAAAATTCTCGCTATTGCAAAAACAAAAATTTAA
- a CDS encoding M28 family peptidase gives MRKSPFKITTKLIKLSAVTAACSIGLMAQANASVKYSDQQKLHDIAAQVSPERIETDIQTLVNFGTRHTLSDTKSDTRGIGAARRWIKKEFEKISAQCGNCLEIIEVKDTISGEKRIPNPVEVVNIVAIQRGVTEPNRMVMMSGDIDSRVSDVMDFTSDSPGANDNASGVAGVLESARVLSQYKFNGSVVYAALSGEEQGLFGGKILTAFAQKHDWQVHGVLNNDMIGNITGINGVTDNTTARIFSEGTRVVETKEQARTRRFTGGEVDSASRNLARYIDTIADRYIPNLDTMLVYRLDRFGRGGHHRPFNDAGFAAVRIMETNEHYDRQHQDLRTENGVVYGDTIDGVDFDYTAKLTSLNAVTMASMAWAPAPPKQVKIEGAVKASTTLSWQSSDDANIAGYRIYWRYTSEPQWQFSQDVGKVTTATLKNVVIDNYYFGVAAVNKEGIESPVVFPGDVGSFDHNIK, from the coding sequence ATGCGTAAGTCACCTTTTAAAATAACAACAAAGCTAATTAAATTAAGTGCTGTTACAGCCGCATGTAGCATTGGGCTAATGGCTCAAGCTAATGCAAGCGTAAAGTATAGTGATCAACAAAAGTTACACGATATTGCCGCTCAAGTATCACCAGAGCGTATAGAAACTGATATTCAAACACTGGTTAATTTTGGTACTCGCCATACGCTCTCTGATACTAAATCAGATACCCGTGGTATTGGCGCAGCAAGGCGCTGGATAAAAAAAGAGTTTGAAAAAATATCAGCGCAATGTGGTAATTGCCTAGAAATAATCGAAGTTAAAGATACTATATCGGGCGAAAAACGTATTCCTAACCCTGTTGAAGTTGTAAATATTGTAGCAATTCAACGCGGTGTTACAGAGCCTAATCGCATGGTAATGATGTCTGGTGATATTGACTCGCGAGTGAGTGATGTTATGGATTTTACTAGTGATTCACCAGGTGCAAACGATAATGCATCAGGTGTAGCAGGGGTATTAGAATCGGCCCGTGTACTAAGCCAATATAAATTTAACGGCTCAGTGGTGTATGCTGCGCTTTCGGGTGAAGAGCAGGGGTTATTTGGCGGAAAAATACTTACCGCTTTTGCACAAAAGCATGATTGGCAAGTTCATGGTGTTTTAAATAACGATATGATTGGCAACATTACCGGTATTAATGGTGTAACTGATAATACAACCGCGCGTATTTTTTCAGAAGGAACCCGTGTTGTTGAAACTAAAGAGCAAGCGCGTACAAGACGATTTACTGGCGGTGAAGTAGACTCAGCGAGCCGTAATTTAGCCCGCTATATAGATACAATTGCAGATAGGTACATTCCAAATTTAGATACTATGCTCGTTTATCGATTAGATAGATTTGGCCGAGGTGGACACCATAGACCTTTTAACGATGCAGGCTTTGCAGCAGTACGAATTATGGAAACAAATGAGCATTACGATCGCCAGCATCAAGACTTACGGACTGAAAACGGTGTAGTATATGGTGACACTATCGATGGGGTTGATTTTGATTACACTGCAAAATTGACTTCATTAAATGCGGTGACTATGGCGTCAATGGCCTGGGCGCCAGCACCGCCTAAACAAGTTAAAATAGAAGGCGCAGTTAAGGCAAGTACTACGCTATCGTGGCAAAGTTCGGATGATGCAAACATAGCGGGTTACCGAATTTATTGGCGTTATACAAGTGAGCCACAATGGCAGTTTAGCCAAGATGTTGGCAAAGTAACAACGGCTACCCTTAAAAATGTGGTTATTGATAACTATTATTTTGGTGTAGCAGCGGTTAATAAAGAGGGGATTGAATCACCTGTGGTATTCCCTGGAGATGTAGGCTCGTTTGATCACAATATTAAATAG
- the mnmA gene encoding tRNA 2-thiouridine(34) synthase MnmA has translation MSENSHIKVIVGMSGGVDSSVSAYLLQQQGYQVEGLFMKNWEEDDNDEYCAAADDLKDAQAVCDKLGIELHTVNFAAEYWDNVFEYFLEEYKAGRTPNPDIMCNKEIKFKAFLEFAAQALGADYIATGHYVRRELRGDKHVMCRGLDDNKDQSYFLYTLSHEHIGQTLFPVGDIAKPEVRRIAEEQNLITHDKKDSTGICFIGERKFKDFLQKFLPAQPGVIEDTDGNNVGEHEGLMYHTLGQRKGLLIGGMKEGSGEPWYVVDKDVERNVLVVGQGKDHPRLYSNGLNANQLHWVDRVGPQGTTRCTVKTRYRQEDINCTLLVGKDGMARVLFDEPQKAVTPGQSAVFYAEDVCLGGGIIDSVIK, from the coding sequence ATGAGCGAAAATAGTCACATTAAAGTCATCGTTGGTATGTCCGGCGGTGTTGATTCTTCTGTATCTGCATATTTATTACAACAACAGGGCTACCAAGTAGAAGGCCTGTTTATGAAGAACTGGGAAGAAGATGACAATGACGAATACTGTGCAGCCGCTGATGATCTAAAAGACGCACAAGCTGTGTGTGATAAATTAGGCATTGAGCTTCACACTGTTAACTTTGCAGCAGAATACTGGGACAACGTTTTTGAATACTTTTTAGAAGAGTACAAAGCAGGCCGTACACCCAACCCAGATATAATGTGTAACAAAGAAATTAAATTTAAAGCCTTTTTAGAATTTGCAGCACAAGCACTAGGTGCAGATTACATCGCAACGGGCCATTACGTACGCAGAGAATTACGTGGTGATAAACATGTTATGTGTCGCGGCCTTGATGACAATAAAGACCAAAGCTACTTTTTATACACATTAAGCCATGAACATATCGGCCAAACTTTATTCCCAGTAGGCGACATTGCTAAACCAGAAGTACGCCGTATAGCTGAAGAGCAAAATTTAATTACCCACGATAAAAAAGACAGCACAGGTATTTGTTTTATTGGTGAGCGTAAATTTAAAGACTTTTTACAAAAGTTTTTACCTGCTCAACCTGGCGTAATTGAAGACACTGATGGCAATAACGTGGGTGAGCACGAGGGCTTAATGTACCACACACTAGGCCAGCGAAAAGGTTTGCTTATCGGCGGTATGAAAGAAGGCTCAGGTGAACCATGGTACGTGGTTGATAAAGATGTAGAGCGTAACGTATTAGTTGTAGGGCAAGGTAAAGATCACCCTCGTTTATATAGCAATGGTCTTAACGCAAACCAATTACACTGGGTAGACCGTGTTGGCCCGCAAGGCACAACACGTTGCACCGTTAAAACCCGTTACCGCCAAGAAGACATAAATTGTACGCTTTTGGTTGGTAAAGATGGTATGGCACGCGTATTATTTGATGAGCCACAAAAAGCCGTTACCCCTGGCCAATCAGCCGTATTCTATGCCGAAGATGTGTGTTTAGGTGGTGGTATTATTGATTCGGTGATTAAGTAA
- a CDS encoding GNAT family N-acetyltransferase produces MGYQVNKVDWDIQKDLLQQIREKVFVYELHIPKRIEFDSHDKLAHHVLVTDDCKSPVATGRLCTDGLIGRIAVLPEHRNRHVYTSLLTFIVQLAANDGHKAISINCILNEVERFKRNGFKQQGGVFMEAGIPRQRMLCEVSQFVTKPFTLVH; encoded by the coding sequence ATGGGCTATCAAGTTAATAAAGTTGACTGGGATATACAAAAAGACCTACTTCAGCAAATACGCGAAAAGGTGTTTGTTTACGAATTACACATACCTAAGCGCATAGAATTTGATAGCCACGATAAACTTGCCCACCACGTATTAGTTACCGATGATTGCAAATCGCCTGTTGCTACTGGCAGGCTTTGTACAGACGGTCTAATTGGCCGTATTGCGGTGCTACCTGAGCACCGTAATCGCCATGTTTACACATCGCTGCTAACCTTTATTGTTCAACTTGCCGCAAACGATGGCCATAAAGCCATTAGTATTAATTGTATCTTAAATGAAGTTGAGCGCTTTAAACGTAATGGTTTTAAACAGCAAGGTGGTGTGTTTATGGAAGCAGGCATACCCAGGCAGCGCATGCTATGTGAAGTATCGCAGTTTGTAACTAAACCATTTACGTTAGTGCATTAA
- a CDS encoding ABC transporter ATP-binding protein produces MYRLFEKMTNAFPEQKPTQPPSTLFAFCRHYTKGMELSLVLMSISAAMLAILEVSLFSYMGQLVDWLGTYTPQTLFVEQKSELIKMAVILLVVLPIVVFFHSAILHQALLGNYPMSIRWSAHRYLLRQSVSFYQNEFAGRIATKVMQTSLAVREAVMKLLDVLMYIVVYFGAMVFLVAEADWRLMLPLLVWVVVYAGIQMYFVPKLKKIASSQADARSEMTGRIVDSYTNISTIKLFSYTQREEQYAKQSMDVFLQPVYKQMRLVTSLNFAINSLNYLLVFSVAALSLYLWSLSAISAGAIAVAVSLSLRLNGMAQWIMWEISSLFENIGTTTDGMKTLSTPIKVDDKPDATTLEVTKGGIEFTNVHFNYGKAANETNRSPVMNGLNLNIKPGEKIGLVGRSGAGKSTLVNLLLRFYDTDSGTIKIDNQNITDVSQESLRRYIAMVTQDTSLLHRSVKDNILYGRPDASETEMLSAAKQAKALDFISDLEDSKGNKGFDAQVGERGVTLSGGQRQRIAIARVLLKNAPILILDEATSALDSEVEAAIQASLDDLMTGKTVIAIAHRLSTIAQMDRLIVLDQGGVVEQGSHEELIAQNGIYAGLWVHQTGGFIGVD; encoded by the coding sequence ATGTATCGACTATTTGAAAAAATGACCAACGCATTTCCTGAGCAAAAACCAACTCAGCCGCCTTCTACTTTATTTGCGTTTTGTCGTCACTACACTAAAGGGATGGAACTATCTTTAGTTTTAATGTCTATTAGTGCTGCAATGCTTGCCATATTAGAGGTGTCACTTTTTAGTTATATGGGGCAATTGGTCGACTGGTTAGGAACGTATACACCTCAAACGTTGTTTGTTGAGCAAAAATCTGAACTCATAAAAATGGCAGTAATACTGCTAGTTGTGTTACCAATTGTGGTATTTTTTCACTCTGCAATTTTACATCAGGCTTTATTAGGTAATTACCCTATGTCGATAAGATGGTCGGCTCACAGGTATTTACTACGTCAAAGCGTAAGCTTTTATCAAAACGAGTTTGCAGGACGTATCGCCACAAAAGTAATGCAAACCTCACTCGCTGTGCGCGAAGCCGTTATGAAACTCCTTGATGTACTTATGTACATTGTGGTTTATTTTGGTGCCATGGTATTTTTAGTTGCAGAAGCTGACTGGCGTTTAATGCTTCCGCTATTAGTTTGGGTTGTTGTTTATGCTGGCATTCAAATGTACTTTGTACCTAAACTTAAAAAAATTGCTAGCTCGCAAGCAGATGCACGCTCTGAAATGACCGGCCGTATAGTCGATAGTTATACAAATATATCGACCATTAAACTTTTTTCGTACACACAGCGTGAAGAGCAATACGCAAAGCAAAGCATGGACGTTTTTTTACAGCCTGTGTATAAACAAATGCGTTTGGTAACCAGCCTCAATTTTGCCATTAATAGCCTTAATTACTTATTAGTATTTAGCGTTGCCGCTTTATCACTTTATTTGTGGTCATTAAGCGCGATTAGCGCAGGAGCCATAGCTGTAGCTGTAAGTTTATCGCTTAGGTTAAATGGTATGGCACAGTGGATAATGTGGGAAATAAGCAGCCTGTTTGAAAACATTGGCACCACAACAGATGGTATGAAAACACTCTCTACCCCTATTAAAGTTGATGATAAACCAGACGCTACAACGCTTGAAGTTACAAAAGGTGGCATTGAATTTACAAACGTGCACTTTAACTACGGTAAAGCTGCCAACGAAACAAATCGCAGCCCTGTAATGAATGGCCTAAATCTAAATATTAAACCCGGTGAAAAAATTGGTTTAGTGGGTCGCTCTGGCGCAGGTAAATCTACCTTAGTTAATTTATTACTGCGTTTTTACGATACTGACTCTGGCACCATTAAAATAGATAATCAAAATATTACTGATGTAAGCCAAGAAAGCCTGCGCCGCTATATTGCCATGGTAACGCAAGATACTTCACTACTTCATCGCTCAGTAAAAGATAACATTTTATATGGCCGCCCCGATGCGTCTGAAACAGAAATGCTTAGCGCTGCAAAACAAGCCAAAGCGCTCGATTTTATTAGCGATTTAGAAGACAGCAAAGGCAATAAAGGGTTTGATGCACAAGTTGGCGAACGAGGCGTTACACTCTCTGGTGGGCAACGCCAACGTATTGCCATAGCACGTGTGTTACTTAAAAATGCACCCATACTTATACTTGATGAAGCCACCAGCGCGCTCGACTCAGAAGTAGAAGCGGCTATTCAAGCAAGCCTTGATGACTTAATGACAGGTAAAACGGTTATAGCAATTGCGCATAGGCTATCAACCATTGCGCAAATGGACAGATTAATAGTCCTTGATCAAGGCGGTGTTGTAGAACAAGGCAGCCACGAAGAGCTTATCGCCCAGAATGGAATTTATGCAGGTCTTTGGGTACACCAAACTGGCGGATTTATTGGTGTAGATTAA
- a CDS encoding DUF4826 family protein: MTQQEKKPLTAQEQALAEQQRVAWQRECFQNAQKYLAEKGIMPKTVVDKDSRFLAPLCAMWKFKAQNGKTYWVVTGRLPTDHAEVSAAKDAREAMRYFSLQWQLKADQIINAGVRDKTQADFANLLINRAHGLYEMHENEQLWANEPK, encoded by the coding sequence ATGACTCAACAAGAAAAAAAACCGTTAACAGCACAAGAGCAAGCATTAGCAGAGCAACAGCGTGTTGCATGGCAGCGTGAATGTTTTCAAAATGCGCAAAAGTATTTAGCTGAAAAAGGCATTATGCCTAAGACAGTGGTAGATAAAGATAGCCGCTTTTTAGCACCGCTTTGTGCTATGTGGAAGTTTAAAGCACAAAACGGCAAAACATATTGGGTAGTTACCGGGCGTTTACCAACTGACCATGCTGAAGTAAGTGCTGCAAAAGATGCGCGTGAAGCTATGCGTTATTTTTCATTGCAATGGCAGTTAAAAGCAGACCAAATAATTAATGCAGGTGTACGTGATAAAACGCAGGCAGATTTTGCTAACTTATTAATAAACCGCGCACATGGTTTATACGAAATGCACGAAAACGAACAGCTTTGGGCTAACGAGCCTAAATAA
- a CDS encoding cupin domain-containing protein — translation MYQLKINDLSEQAFLNQFWQKKPLLIKQGFTDFQDPIEAEELAGLAMEESTESRIVTNHNNDWQAYQGPFEDFEKLTQQHATLLVQAVDHWHSDAAQLLEPFRFIPNWRIDDLMISYSTPKGGVGPHLDQYDVFIIQGEGKRHWRVGLPDATLKQFAQNKKLLQVEQFEAVIDCILEPGDILYIPPGCPHEGYAIENALNYSVGFRAPNQQDLLSSFADHIIDTDSGQKRYTDHTLTLRESKGELLDSETDKVKTLMQALLNNDELFKQWLGNTLSQPKHEMDLAPLEEPISDDQLTQIITSNDEEFERLGGVRAIYQQLEDTLLLSINGENYTLPLSDLNAVKLLTDNSYFSTEDLNAAQPSLVFIQTFTTLVNEGIWFN, via the coding sequence ATGTACCAATTAAAAATTAACGACCTATCAGAGCAAGCGTTTTTGAACCAATTTTGGCAAAAAAAACCACTGTTAATTAAACAAGGATTTACTGACTTTCAAGACCCGATAGAAGCAGAAGAACTCGCAGGGCTTGCAATGGAAGAAAGTACAGAGTCGCGTATTGTTACCAACCACAATAATGATTGGCAAGCATACCAAGGCCCATTTGAAGACTTCGAAAAATTAACTCAGCAACACGCTACTTTATTAGTACAAGCGGTTGATCACTGGCATAGCGATGCAGCCCAACTATTAGAACCTTTTAGGTTTATACCAAATTGGCGCATAGATGATTTAATGATCAGCTATTCAACACCTAAAGGCGGCGTTGGCCCGCATTTAGACCAGTATGATGTGTTTATTATTCAAGGTGAAGGTAAACGCCACTGGCGTGTAGGTCTTCCTGATGCAACACTTAAGCAATTTGCACAAAATAAAAAGCTATTACAAGTTGAGCAATTTGAAGCTGTAATAGATTGCATTTTAGAACCTGGCGATATTTTATACATTCCACCGGGCTGCCCACATGAAGGATACGCGATAGAAAACGCGTTAAATTATTCAGTAGGTTTTAGAGCGCCTAACCAACAAGATTTACTGTCAAGTTTTGCCGATCATATTATTGACACAGATAGCGGCCAAAAGCGCTACACCGATCATACCCTTACCCTCAGAGAATCTAAGGGGGAACTACTTGATAGCGAAACAGATAAAGTTAAAACGCTAATGCAAGCGCTATTAAATAACGATGAATTATTTAAGCAATGGTTAGGTAACACGCTAAGCCAACCCAAGCACGAAATGGACTTAGCCCCGCTAGAAGAGCCAATCTCTGACGATCAATTAACGCAGATAATTACAAGTAACGATGAAGAATTTGAACGCTTAGGTGGGGTCCGTGCTATTTACCAGCAGCTCGAAGACACCTTACTGTTAAGTATTAATGGTGAGAACTACACACTGCCATTGTCAGATTTAAATGCCGTTAAACTACTAACCGATAACAGCTATTTTAGCACTGAAGATTTAAACGCGGCTCAACCCAGCCTAGTTTTTATTCAAACTTTTACTACACTAGTTAATGAGGGAATTTGGTTTAACTAG